The following coding sequences are from one Armatimonadota bacterium window:
- a CDS encoding electron transfer flavoprotein subunit beta/FixA family protein, protein MNVVVCIKQVPDTEQPIRVRSDGSGIEEQGINWILNYYDEHAVEEALRLRERHGGRVTVVCAGPARATEAIRTALAMGADEGILVSDPLLEEADHLGLARALARTIQRLSWDVVLCGRLATDDNAAVVGPALAEFLGVPQATAITKLEITDGMARVEREVEGGVEVLEVQLPAVFSVERTINEPRYPTLPGIMRAKRQEIRTLTLADLGLAGSEAGGEAARVRYMRFDPPPRREAGEVIRPESPEEAAERIAAFLRDVAKVL, encoded by the coding sequence ATGAACGTGGTGGTGTGCATCAAGCAGGTGCCGGATACCGAACAGCCCATCCGGGTGAGGTCGGATGGGAGCGGCATCGAGGAGCAGGGCATCAACTGGATCCTCAACTACTACGACGAGCACGCGGTGGAAGAAGCGCTCCGTCTGCGGGAAAGGCATGGGGGGCGTGTGACCGTGGTGTGCGCAGGCCCCGCCCGGGCCACGGAGGCCATCCGCACCGCGCTCGCCATGGGCGCAGATGAAGGAATCCTCGTGAGCGACCCGCTCCTGGAGGAGGCGGACCACCTGGGCCTGGCGCGGGCCCTGGCACGGACCATCCAGCGCCTCAGCTGGGACGTGGTGCTGTGCGGCCGGCTTGCCACGGACGATAACGCGGCGGTGGTGGGCCCCGCCCTGGCGGAATTCCTGGGTGTCCCGCAGGCCACCGCCATCACCAAGCTGGAGATCACAGACGGCATGGCCCGCGTGGAGCGGGAGGTGGAGGGGGGCGTGGAGGTGCTGGAGGTACAGCTCCCGGCCGTGTTCAGCGTGGAGCGCACCATCAACGAACCCCGATATCCCACGCTTCCGGGCATCATGCGGGCCAAGCGCCAGGAGATCCGAACCCTAACCCTGGCGGATCTGGGTCTTGCAGGCTCCGAGGCGGGGGGGGAGGCAGCCCGGGTGCGGTACATGCGCTTTGATCCGCCGCCCCGGCGGGAAGCGGGGGAGGTGATCCGGCCGGAGAGTCCGGAGGAGGCGGCGGAGCGGATCGCGGCGTTCCTGCGGGACGTGGCGAAGGTGCTGTAG
- a CDS encoding electron transfer flavoprotein subunit alpha/FixB family protein gives MEEIWVLVDHAAGQLRRITLELLGKGRALADARGGRLVALVLGHGVEHLAGPLAEHGADGVLLADHPALASYRVEAYAHVMGEAIQEHRPWAVLVPSTADGRDLAPRVAARLGTGIVTDVEDLWVEGDRLVARRPMFTRKVVGTVAFVGDGPRIAVVLPKVFPPAGRQQGRTAEVRRLEVDPEAVPVRTRIVERREVRRERVSLTEAEIVVSGGRGLRGPENFALLEELAAELGAAVGSSRPPVDSGWVPHDYEIGQTGKTVSPTVYIAVGISGAPQHLAGMSGSKYIIAVNKDPNAPIFQVATLGVVGDLFEIVPRLVAAVRRAKTAS, from the coding sequence ATGGAGGAGATCTGGGTCCTTGTGGATCACGCCGCGGGACAGCTGCGGCGGATCACCCTGGAGCTACTGGGCAAGGGCCGGGCGCTCGCGGACGCCCGCGGCGGTCGGTTGGTGGCCCTGGTTCTGGGGCATGGAGTTGAGCATCTCGCCGGGCCGCTTGCAGAACACGGGGCGGATGGAGTTCTCCTGGCCGACCATCCCGCGCTTGCGTCGTACCGGGTGGAGGCGTATGCCCACGTGATGGGCGAAGCCATCCAGGAGCACCGCCCGTGGGCGGTGCTCGTACCCTCCACCGCGGACGGGCGGGACCTGGCGCCCCGTGTGGCCGCACGCCTGGGGACGGGGATCGTGACGGACGTGGAGGACCTGTGGGTGGAGGGGGATCGGCTCGTAGCCCGGCGGCCCATGTTCACCCGAAAGGTGGTGGGAACCGTGGCCTTCGTGGGAGATGGACCGCGGATCGCGGTGGTGCTGCCCAAGGTGTTCCCCCCCGCGGGCCGGCAGCAGGGGAGGACCGCGGAGGTCCGGCGTCTGGAGGTGGATCCGGAGGCGGTACCCGTGCGAACCCGGATTGTGGAGCGCCGGGAGGTGCGACGGGAGCGGGTTTCGCTCACGGAGGCGGAGATCGTGGTGAGCGGGGGTCGTGGGCTGCGGGGTCCGGAGAACTTCGCCCTGCTGGAGGAGCTGGCCGCGGAGCTGGGAGCCGCGGTGGGCTCCAGCCGTCCGCCCGTGGACAGCGGCTGGGTGCCCCACGACTACGAGATCGGGCAGACGGGCAAGACCGTGAGCCCGACCGTGTACATCGCGGTGGGGATCTCCGGCGCTCCGCAACACCTGGCGGGCATGTCGGGCTCGAAGTACATCATTGCCGTCAACAAGGATCCCAATGCCCCCATCTTCCAGGTGGCGACCCTGGGGGTGGTGGGGGACCTGTTTGAGATCGTTCCGCGTCTCGTGGCGGCGGTGCGGCGCGCGAAGACGGCTTCGTAA